The following are from one region of the Stigmatella ashevillena genome:
- a CDS encoding ABC transporter ATP-binding protein — MSLLEVKGLRRDYGALRAVDDVSFELDAGTILGFIGPNGAGKSTTMRILATLDAPTQGEVLLDGRSLVDAPDQARPLIGYMPDRYGTYDDVTVWEFLDFFARAYGLKGALRRQRVASVMDFTGLHPLKDKLTSALSKGMKQRVALGRTLLHDPKLLILDEPADGLDPRARIELRELLRALADQGKAVLISSHILTELAEICDTCAIIEQGRLLATGNVAELLARSSGNGAELLVRLAVGAEGDAAYARAERLLLEQPGIGQVTQEAGGLRVRLTLEPGSTLAQVDEAAARLLAVLVMAGVPVCAFSHRSLNLEDAFMTVTKGRVA; from the coding sequence ATGAGCCTGCTGGAGGTGAAGGGGCTGCGGCGGGACTATGGCGCCCTGCGCGCCGTGGATGACGTGTCCTTCGAATTGGATGCGGGCACCATCCTCGGCTTCATCGGGCCCAACGGCGCGGGGAAGAGCACCACCATGCGCATCCTCGCCACGTTGGATGCGCCGACTCAGGGCGAGGTGCTGCTGGATGGGCGCTCGCTGGTGGACGCGCCGGATCAGGCCCGGCCGCTCATCGGCTACATGCCGGACCGCTATGGCACCTATGACGATGTCACCGTCTGGGAGTTCCTGGACTTCTTCGCCCGGGCCTATGGCTTGAAGGGGGCCTTGCGCCGCCAGCGGGTGGCCTCGGTGATGGACTTCACGGGGCTCCACCCGCTGAAGGACAAGCTCACCAGCGCGCTCTCCAAGGGCATGAAGCAGCGGGTGGCGCTCGGGCGCACGCTGCTGCACGATCCGAAGCTGCTCATCCTCGACGAGCCGGCGGATGGGTTGGATCCGCGCGCCCGCATCGAGCTGCGCGAGCTGCTGCGGGCGCTGGCGGATCAGGGCAAGGCGGTCCTCATCTCCAGCCACATCCTCACGGAGCTGGCGGAGATCTGCGACACCTGCGCCATCATCGAGCAGGGGCGGCTCCTGGCCACGGGGAATGTGGCGGAGCTGCTGGCGCGCAGCTCGGGCAACGGGGCGGAGTTGCTGGTGCGGCTGGCGGTGGGGGCCGAAGGGGACGCGGCCTATGCGCGCGCGGAGCGGTTGCTGCTGGAGCAGCCGGGAATCGGCCAGGTGACGCAGGAGGCGGGCGGCCTGCGCGTGAGGCTGACGCTGGAGCCAGGGTCCACCCTGGCGCAGGTGGACGAGGCGGCGGCGCGGCTCCTGGCGGTGCTGGTGATGGCGGGCGTGCCGGTGTGCGCGTTCAGCCATCGCTCGCTGAACCTC
- a CDS encoding AAA family ATPase, with protein sequence MSELLSPAEVQGAAEVAAQLKKGLSQVLLDQETVVEQVVVAVLARGHVLLEGLPGLGKTELCKALARLLGLPFRRIQFTPDLLPGDITGTYVLEGEGRREFTFREGPLFANVVLADEINRSSPKTQSALLEAMQERSVTVLGQTRPLPEPFFVLATQNPIELEGTYPLPEAQLDRFLFRVQVPPVGARTLSTLLTTRVRGAPPVLEPLLDAQRLAGLFAAVDRVHLPVPVADFIGRLVEASDPRQPQAPEAVRRLVRYGASPRAALALAASGRALSLMRGKPNVGFDEVVAAAPAIFNHRLVLAYEASLEKVSSTDIVHALLQAVPEVPRG encoded by the coding sequence GTGTCTGAGCTCTTGAGTCCCGCCGAGGTGCAGGGTGCGGCGGAGGTGGCGGCCCAGTTGAAGAAGGGCCTCTCCCAGGTGTTGCTGGATCAGGAGACGGTCGTCGAGCAGGTGGTGGTGGCGGTGCTCGCGCGGGGCCATGTGTTGTTGGAGGGCCTCCCGGGTCTCGGAAAGACGGAGCTGTGCAAAGCGCTCGCGCGGCTCCTGGGCCTGCCCTTCCGCCGCATCCAGTTCACCCCGGATCTGCTGCCGGGCGACATCACCGGCACCTACGTGCTGGAGGGAGAGGGCCGCCGCGAGTTCACCTTCCGCGAGGGGCCTCTGTTCGCCAACGTCGTCCTCGCCGATGAGATCAACCGCTCCAGCCCCAAGACCCAGTCGGCCCTCCTGGAGGCGATGCAGGAGCGGAGCGTGACGGTGCTGGGCCAGACGCGCCCCCTGCCCGAGCCCTTCTTCGTGCTCGCCACGCAGAACCCCATCGAGCTGGAGGGCACCTATCCCCTGCCCGAAGCCCAGCTCGATCGTTTCCTCTTCCGGGTGCAAGTGCCTCCCGTGGGGGCCCGGACGCTCAGCACCCTGCTCACCACCCGCGTGCGCGGGGCACCCCCCGTGTTGGAGCCCCTGCTCGACGCGCAGCGGCTGGCGGGGCTCTTCGCCGCCGTGGATCGCGTGCACTTGCCTGTTCCCGTGGCGGACTTCATCGGTCGGCTCGTGGAGGCCTCGGATCCCCGCCAGCCCCAGGCCCCGGAGGCGGTGCGCCGCCTGGTCCGTTATGGGGCCTCGCCTCGGGCCGCGCTGGCGCTCGCCGCCTCAGGCCGGGCCCTGTCGCTGATGCGCGGCAAGCCCAACGTGGGCTTTGACGAGGTGGTCGCGGCGGCTCCCGCGATCTTCAACCACCGGCTCGTGCTCGCCTACGAGGCTTCGCTGGAGAAGGTGTCCTCCACCGACATCGTCCATGCCCTGCTCCAGGCCGTGCCCGAGGTGCCGCGTGGGTAA
- a CDS encoding MotA/TolQ/ExbB proton channel family protein gives MLSTFLFAQLAPPEQVGWLSRKLLGVTLTSAEWVLWLLVILSVLSIALMLERAVYFSTHRLPDSEALALKLARGEFEAVRAAIQGRKGMEAAVIREGLASTAQGADTVEEVIASTVARERPQYERYLSFLGTLGNNAPFIGLFGTVLGIIKAFHDLGTANVKGAAIQETVMAGISEALVATAVGLAVAIPAVVAFNVFNRQLKTLTSRTNALGHALVASLRAERPKSSAGEGH, from the coding sequence ATGCTGTCCACGTTCCTTTTCGCCCAGCTCGCCCCTCCGGAACAGGTGGGGTGGCTCAGCAGGAAGCTGCTGGGTGTGACGCTCACCAGCGCCGAGTGGGTGCTCTGGCTCCTGGTCATCCTGTCCGTGCTCTCCATCGCCCTCATGCTGGAGCGCGCCGTCTACTTCAGCACCCACCGGCTGCCGGACTCGGAGGCCCTGGCGCTGAAGCTGGCCCGGGGTGAGTTCGAGGCGGTGCGCGCGGCCATCCAGGGACGCAAGGGCATGGAAGCGGCCGTCATCCGCGAGGGCCTGGCCTCCACCGCCCAGGGCGCCGACACCGTCGAGGAGGTGATTGCCTCCACCGTGGCCCGTGAGCGCCCCCAGTACGAGCGCTACCTGTCGTTCCTGGGCACGCTGGGCAACAACGCGCCGTTCATCGGACTGTTCGGCACGGTGCTCGGCATCATCAAGGCGTTCCATGATCTCGGCACCGCCAACGTGAAGGGTGCGGCCATCCAGGAGACGGTGATGGCGGGCATCTCCGAGGCGCTCGTGGCCACGGCGGTGGGCCTGGCCGTCGCCATCCCCGCGGTGGTGGCCTTCAACGTCTTCAACCGTCAGCTCAAGACGCTCACCAGCCGCACCAACGCCCTGGGCCATGCCCTGGTCGCCAGCCTGCGCGCCGAGCGCCCCAAGTCCTCCGCCGGAGAAGGGCACTAG
- a CDS encoding ExbD/TolR family protein, with product MAGGAQDNDEEITGINVTPLVDVVLVLLIIFMVTANFIVRETVEVDLPRAANGGETVQGLVNVVLDKDGKLFFDGTELSEAELSRKVTEAVAKDKDTRAIISADQSIPYGRVMRLIDVVKGQGIAKFALNIQKDAAPVPAAAPSAP from the coding sequence ATGGCGGGCGGAGCGCAGGACAACGACGAGGAAATCACGGGCATCAACGTCACGCCGTTGGTGGACGTGGTGCTGGTGCTGCTCATCATCTTCATGGTGACGGCCAACTTCATCGTCCGCGAGACGGTGGAGGTGGACCTGCCCCGGGCCGCCAACGGCGGGGAGACGGTGCAGGGGCTGGTCAACGTGGTGCTCGACAAGGACGGGAAGCTCTTCTTCGACGGCACGGAGCTGTCCGAAGCGGAGCTGTCGCGCAAGGTGACCGAGGCGGTGGCCAAGGACAAGGACACCCGGGCCATCATCAGCGCGGATCAGTCCATTCCCTACGGCCGGGTGATGCGGCTCATCGACGTGGTGAAGGGGCAGGGCATCGCCAAGTTCGCCCTCAACATCCAGAAGGACGCCGCGCCTGTTCCCGCGGCCGCGCCCTCCGCGCCCTGA
- a CDS encoding energy transducer TonB, whose product MSQAALDNPLPPRRSSGWAMAFVLVSVALHGLGLVLLSRLKERPVPTFNKPVELVMVDVEKPPPPPPEPPKEEPPPPPPPPKVKAPPKPPPVKVAELEKPPPPPPEQAPPPPNEPPPEQPAKPVPLVVGISMSSTTSAGGFAAPVGNTAYGRVDGKATAPQEVKTYSAPKYTPIYQVDSEPRVLSEVKIPYPDEARRAGIEGTVTLSITVDLEGKVVTVKVISGPGYGLNEAARDAIRRFRFKPAIKGGEAVSTEMKYAYTFLLD is encoded by the coding sequence ATGAGTCAGGCGGCCCTCGACAATCCTCTGCCTCCCCGGCGCTCCTCGGGCTGGGCGATGGCGTTCGTGCTCGTCTCGGTGGCACTGCACGGCCTGGGGCTGGTGCTGCTCAGCCGCCTGAAGGAGCGCCCCGTCCCCACCTTTAATAAGCCGGTGGAACTGGTGATGGTGGACGTGGAGAAGCCGCCCCCTCCGCCCCCCGAGCCGCCCAAGGAAGAGCCGCCGCCGCCCCCTCCACCTCCGAAGGTGAAGGCGCCGCCCAAGCCGCCCCCTGTGAAGGTGGCCGAGTTGGAGAAGCCCCCTCCCCCGCCCCCCGAGCAGGCGCCGCCGCCGCCCAACGAGCCGCCCCCCGAGCAACCCGCCAAGCCCGTTCCCCTGGTGGTGGGCATCTCCATGTCCTCCACCACCAGCGCCGGGGGCTTTGCCGCTCCCGTGGGCAACACCGCCTATGGCCGGGTGGACGGCAAGGCCACGGCCCCGCAGGAGGTGAAGACCTACTCGGCGCCCAAGTACACCCCCATCTACCAAGTGGACTCCGAGCCCCGCGTGCTCTCCGAGGTGAAGATTCCCTACCCGGACGAGGCCCGGCGCGCCGGCATCGAGGGCACGGTGACGCTCTCCATCACCGTGGACCTGGAGGGCAAGGTCGTCACCGTCAAGGTCATCTCTGGCCCCGGCTATGGGCTCAACGAGGCGGCGCGGGATGCCATCCGGCGCTTCCGCTTCAAGCCCGCCATCAAGGGCGGCGAAGCCGTCTCCACCGAGATGAAGTACGCCTACACCTTCCTACTGGATTAA
- a CDS encoding MarR family winged helix-turn-helix transcriptional regulator — protein sequence MAGEQKKSPPSEERLAREAWAPLFELIQEQMRHFPALAAEFELSPVQAHVLRMLGCGPQPMSALADYLSCDASNVTGLVDRLEGRGLMERRSAEHDRRVKMLCLTEAGRALRQRLQERMSEPPEVIVALSSQEKCSLRDILSQAMERLAAQKAQGRSGREDGAAEEAREG from the coding sequence ATGGCAGGTGAGCAAAAGAAGTCCCCTCCGTCCGAGGAGCGGCTGGCGCGAGAGGCCTGGGCGCCCCTGTTCGAACTCATTCAGGAGCAGATGCGTCATTTCCCGGCGCTGGCGGCGGAGTTCGAGCTGTCCCCCGTACAGGCGCACGTGCTGCGCATGTTGGGGTGTGGGCCGCAGCCCATGAGTGCGCTGGCCGATTACCTGTCGTGCGACGCCTCCAATGTGACGGGGCTGGTGGATCGCCTGGAGGGGCGGGGGTTGATGGAGCGCCGCAGCGCCGAGCATGACCGGCGGGTGAAGATGCTGTGTCTGACGGAGGCGGGCCGGGCGCTGAGGCAGCGGCTCCAGGAGCGCATGTCGGAGCCTCCCGAGGTCATCGTGGCGCTCTCCTCTCAGGAGAAGTGCTCGCTGAGGGACATCCTCTCGCAGGCGATGGAGCGGCTGGCGGCCCAGAAGGCCCAGGGCCGGAGCGGCCGGGAGGATGGGGCCGCCGAGGAAGCCCGCGAGGGTTAA
- a CDS encoding DUF547 domain-containing protein yields the protein MATPAPHRHRQWLLLATLFLGVPVLSATGVLYAYGLLPAHMPRPEAPFGYAGYARALRHVKPDGDVDISALGHQRAELDAFVRSLASSSPRSHPERFAQSEDALAYWLNAYTALLLQAVVDGYPELESVNAPWAGSFFWGRSWPVGGQRLTLWALEHRILLREFADPRIHLALFRGTRGGPALEGVPFEPDFLDAQLNDATRRFMGDKRHVRMEGTTVHLAQVFKTHQEDFLAALPEGRRGNVLQFVWAFLPDTCTERYGCDTRSDLDRACGPSLDRCQVAYLPEDGTLPDAAVPPPR from the coding sequence GTGGCCACCCCCGCTCCCCACCGCCACCGCCAGTGGCTGCTCCTCGCCACCCTCTTCCTCGGGGTGCCGGTGCTCTCGGCCACCGGGGTGCTGTACGCATACGGACTGCTTCCCGCGCACATGCCCCGCCCGGAGGCCCCTTTCGGTTATGCCGGCTATGCGCGGGCGCTGCGCCATGTGAAGCCCGACGGGGACGTGGACATCTCCGCCCTGGGCCATCAGCGCGCGGAGCTGGATGCCTTCGTCCGCTCGCTCGCCTCCTCCTCCCCCCGCTCCCATCCCGAGCGCTTCGCCCAATCCGAGGATGCGCTGGCCTACTGGCTCAATGCCTACACCGCGCTGCTGCTCCAGGCGGTGGTGGATGGGTACCCGGAGCTGGAGAGCGTGAATGCCCCCTGGGCGGGGAGCTTCTTCTGGGGCCGCTCCTGGCCGGTGGGCGGCCAGCGGCTGACGCTGTGGGCCCTGGAGCACCGCATCCTCCTGAGGGAGTTCGCCGATCCGCGCATCCACCTGGCCCTCTTCCGGGGCACACGGGGGGGCCCCGCGCTGGAGGGCGTGCCCTTCGAGCCGGACTTCCTCGATGCGCAGCTCAATGACGCCACCCGCCGCTTCATGGGCGACAAGCGCCACGTGCGGATGGAGGGCACCACCGTCCACCTGGCTCAGGTCTTCAAGACCCACCAGGAGGACTTCCTCGCAGCCTTGCCCGAAGGCCGCCGCGGCAACGTGCTCCAGTTCGTCTGGGCCTTCCTGCCGGACACGTGCACCGAGCGCTATGGCTGCGATACCCGGAGCGACCTGGACCGGGCCTGTGGGCCCTCCCTGGATCGCTGCCAGGTGGCCTACCTCCCCGAGGATGGGACGCTGCCGGATGCCGCCGTTCCCCCGCCGAGGTAA
- a CDS encoding Gfo/Idh/MocA family protein has translation MTAKRIRVGIIGTGFAQSTQVPAFQACSGVEVVSIASSRVERAEAVARDLGIAHGAGDWREVVDNPQVDLVSIVTPPHLHHAMSLAALQAGKAVLCEKPTALDAAEAEIMWLAAEQRGTLALLDHELRFLPSRQRMRELVQAGELGTLYHARVFYRSDHRAGPERTWDWWSDMSRGGGLLGAMGSHAVDSLRFVLGREPVEVMGMMSTHVTSRMDEQTHESRLVTSDDEIQALMGFGGELTAAVSLSAVEPGEPLHGMEVYGSKGGLRVVGEALWRSTVGSRQWEPVVLPAQESLPEGMPDNEWARGFLRYARALTETLDRGARALPGAATFEDGWRNMRVLDAVRRSHSERRWVSISSR, from the coding sequence ATGACGGCAAAGCGCATTCGGGTCGGCATCATCGGCACGGGCTTTGCTCAATCCACCCAGGTTCCCGCCTTTCAGGCGTGTTCCGGGGTGGAGGTGGTGTCCATCGCCAGTTCCCGGGTCGAGCGCGCGGAGGCCGTGGCGCGCGACCTGGGCATTGCCCACGGCGCGGGGGATTGGCGCGAGGTGGTGGACAACCCCCAGGTGGACCTGGTCAGCATCGTGACGCCGCCGCACTTGCACCACGCCATGTCCCTGGCGGCGCTGCAGGCGGGCAAGGCGGTGCTGTGCGAGAAGCCCACCGCGCTGGATGCCGCGGAAGCGGAAATCATGTGGCTGGCGGCCGAGCAGCGCGGGACGCTGGCGCTGCTGGACCATGAGCTGCGCTTCCTGCCGTCGCGCCAGCGGATGCGGGAGCTCGTCCAGGCCGGGGAGCTCGGCACGCTGTATCACGCCCGGGTGTTCTACCGCAGCGACCACCGGGCCGGGCCTGAGCGGACCTGGGACTGGTGGTCGGACATGTCGCGGGGCGGAGGGTTGTTGGGGGCCATGGGCTCGCACGCCGTGGACTCGCTGCGCTTCGTGCTGGGGCGCGAGCCGGTGGAGGTGATGGGGATGATGTCCACCCACGTCACCTCCCGGATGGATGAGCAGACCCACGAATCCCGGCTCGTCACCTCCGATGATGAAATCCAGGCGTTGATGGGCTTTGGCGGGGAGCTCACCGCGGCGGTGAGCCTCTCGGCGGTGGAGCCGGGAGAGCCCCTGCACGGCATGGAGGTGTATGGCTCCAAGGGCGGGCTGCGCGTGGTGGGCGAGGCCTTGTGGCGCTCCACGGTGGGCAGCCGGCAGTGGGAGCCGGTGGTGCTGCCCGCGCAGGAGTCCCTGCCCGAGGGCATGCCGGACAACGAGTGGGCCCGGGGCTTCCTGCGCTATGCGCGCGCGCTCACGGAGACGCTGGACCGCGGGGCCCGGGCACTCCCCGGCGCGGCCACCTTCGAGGATGGGTGGCGCAACATGCGCGTGCTGGATGCCGTGCGGCGCTCGCACTCGGAGCGCCGCTGGGTGTCCATCTCGAGCCGCTGA
- a CDS encoding sugar ABC transporter permease codes for MSAPSTQQAMAVDPRLIQDAPGLKGAWQGFLRRLSQGELGSLPVIIGLCVIWLIFYIANDRFLSAVNLTNLMLQITAMGTISAGIVLVLLLGDIDLSAGAVSGLSAAVMALLNVKMGYGAVPSLLAGLATGAAIGAFHGMWMTRFRVPPFVITLAGLLGWQGAQLFVLGNTGTVNLNDPFIIGLAGTFFEPVIAWMVVALIVVVHVATVFVERRRREAAGLPLVPLRSTVVRMVFTHGALVAAVAVFTQDRGLPLAALIFGGVVLVLELLIRHTRFGRHTFAVGGNAEAARRAGIRVDRVRVTIFTLASTMAAAGGILAASRLLAVNQSSGSGDVLLNAIAAAVIGGTSLFGGRGSAWSALLGALVIGSISNGMDLLALSSSVKFMVTGAVLLVAASIDALSRRGRQAAGRA; via the coding sequence ATGAGCGCGCCCAGCACACAGCAGGCCATGGCAGTAGACCCCCGGTTGATTCAGGACGCTCCGGGCTTGAAGGGCGCCTGGCAGGGATTTCTCCGCCGCCTGTCGCAGGGTGAGCTGGGCAGCCTGCCGGTCATCATCGGCCTGTGCGTCATCTGGCTCATCTTCTACATCGCCAATGATCGGTTCCTGTCGGCGGTGAACCTCACCAACCTCATGTTGCAGATCACCGCCATGGGGACGATCTCCGCGGGCATCGTGCTGGTGTTGCTCCTGGGAGACATTGATTTGTCGGCGGGCGCGGTCAGCGGCTTGTCCGCCGCGGTGATGGCCCTGCTGAACGTGAAGATGGGCTACGGCGCGGTGCCCTCGCTGCTGGCGGGGCTGGCCACGGGCGCGGCGATCGGCGCGTTTCACGGCATGTGGATGACGCGCTTTCGCGTGCCGCCTTTCGTGATAACGCTGGCGGGTCTGCTCGGGTGGCAGGGCGCGCAGCTGTTCGTGCTGGGGAACACCGGCACGGTGAACCTGAATGATCCGTTCATCATCGGGCTGGCGGGCACCTTCTTCGAGCCGGTCATCGCCTGGATGGTGGTGGCGCTGATCGTCGTGGTCCACGTGGCCACCGTTTTCGTCGAGCGCCGCCGGCGCGAGGCGGCGGGGCTGCCGCTGGTGCCGCTGCGCTCCACCGTGGTGCGCATGGTGTTCACGCATGGCGCGCTGGTGGCCGCCGTCGCCGTGTTTACCCAGGACCGGGGCCTGCCGCTGGCGGCGCTCATTTTCGGCGGCGTGGTGCTGGTGCTGGAGCTGCTCATCCGCCACACGCGCTTTGGCCGCCACACCTTCGCGGTGGGTGGCAACGCCGAGGCGGCGCGGCGGGCGGGCATCCGGGTGGACCGCGTCCGGGTGACCATCTTCACGCTGGCCTCCACCATGGCCGCCGCGGGCGGCATCCTCGCGGCCTCGCGTCTGCTGGCGGTGAACCAGTCCTCGGGCAGCGGCGACGTGCTGCTCAACGCCATCGCGGCGGCGGTCATCGGTGGCACCAGCCTCTTCGGAGGCCGGGGGTCCGCCTGGTCCGCGCTGCTGGGCGCCCTTGTTATCGGCTCCATCTCCAACGGAATGGATTTGTTGGCCCTGTCCTCGTCCGTGAAGTTCATGGTAACGGGGGCCGTTCTGCTCGTGGCCGCATCCATCGATGCGTTGTCGCGCCGAGGGAGGCAGGCCGCAGGTAGGGCCTGA
- a CDS encoding ATP-binding cassette domain-containing protein, which yields MSANALFALKGVSKRFGAVQALTKVDFEVKAGEVVALCGDNGAGKSTLIKIISGIIPIDEGDTLFEGRKVSLSGPKVASALGIATVYQDLALCDNLDVVGNLFLGREQRSAGASKAVGWLDETAMEQQATALLQRLSVSIPSVRTQVAALSGGQRQSIAVARAMMGEPKMVLLDEPTAALGVAQTRQVLDLIRRLREQGLAVVVISHNLMDVFSVADRIVVMRLGKRVATFDVKDAKEVEVVSAITGAKKTEVTETLKMEGA from the coding sequence ATGTCCGCGAATGCGTTGTTTGCGTTGAAGGGAGTCTCCAAGCGCTTCGGAGCCGTCCAGGCGCTGACCAAGGTGGACTTCGAGGTAAAGGCCGGTGAGGTGGTCGCCCTGTGTGGTGACAACGGCGCCGGGAAGTCGACCTTGATCAAGATCATCTCTGGGATCATCCCCATTGATGAGGGAGACACCCTCTTCGAGGGCAGGAAGGTCTCCTTGTCGGGGCCGAAGGTGGCCTCGGCGCTGGGGATCGCCACCGTGTATCAGGACCTCGCGCTGTGCGATAACCTGGACGTGGTGGGCAACCTGTTCCTCGGGCGCGAGCAGCGCTCGGCGGGCGCCAGCAAGGCCGTGGGCTGGTTGGATGAGACGGCCATGGAGCAGCAGGCCACGGCCCTGCTCCAGCGGCTGTCGGTGAGCATCCCCAGCGTGCGGACGCAGGTGGCGGCGCTGTCCGGTGGCCAGCGCCAGTCCATCGCGGTGGCGCGGGCGATGATGGGCGAGCCGAAGATGGTGCTCCTGGATGAGCCCACGGCGGCGCTCGGCGTGGCCCAGACGCGGCAGGTGTTGGACCTCATCCGTCGGTTGCGCGAGCAGGGGCTGGCGGTGGTCGTCATCAGCCATAACCTGATGGACGTGTTCTCCGTGGCCGACCGCATCGTCGTGATGCGGCTGGGCAAGCGGGTGGCCACGTTCGACGTCAAGGATGCCAAGGAGGTGGAGGTGGTCTCCGCCATCACGGGCGCCAAGAAGACCGAGGTGACCGAGACTTTGAAGATGGAGGGAGCATGA
- a CDS encoding ABC transporter substrate-binding protein, translating into MSRVGATVVLAAMVVLVSACKRENKEAAAGGGTPAPTEKRSGGKIALLLPESKTSRYESHDRPHFERKVKELCPDCEVIYSNADQDASKQQSQTEAALTNGAQVLVLDPVDSASAAAMVARARQSKVPVISYDRLITNSDVDYYISFDNEKVGKLQGQALLDKLKADGKDKGTIVIINGAPTDNNAKLFKAGAHSILDGSGLVVGAEYDTPDWSPDKAQQQMEQAVTSLGKDKIVGVYAANDGTAGGAIAAMKAAGVNPLPPVTGQDAELAGIQRVLVGEQYMTVYKAIKPEAEAAAELAVALLRGQVPEGKVNAKVNNGQKDVPSILLPPVSVTKENVKSTIVADGFWKAEELCAGSYKDACASAQIQ; encoded by the coding sequence ATGTCCCGCGTGGGCGCCACGGTGGTGTTGGCGGCAATGGTGGTCTTGGTTTCGGCTTGCAAACGCGAGAACAAAGAAGCAGCGGCGGGAGGTGGCACGCCGGCTCCTACGGAGAAGCGCTCGGGCGGTAAGATTGCCCTGCTGCTGCCCGAGTCGAAGACGTCCCGCTACGAGTCCCACGACCGGCCGCACTTCGAGCGCAAGGTGAAGGAGCTGTGCCCGGACTGCGAGGTCATCTATAGCAACGCCGACCAGGACGCCTCCAAGCAGCAAAGCCAGACCGAGGCGGCGCTGACCAACGGCGCCCAGGTGCTGGTGCTGGACCCGGTGGACTCGGCGTCCGCCGCGGCCATGGTGGCCCGCGCCCGTCAGTCCAAGGTGCCCGTCATCAGCTACGACCGGCTCATCACCAACTCGGACGTCGACTACTACATCTCGTTCGACAACGAGAAGGTCGGCAAGCTCCAGGGCCAGGCGCTGCTCGACAAGCTCAAGGCGGACGGCAAGGACAAGGGCACCATCGTCATCATCAACGGCGCGCCCACGGACAACAACGCGAAGCTCTTCAAGGCTGGCGCGCACAGCATCCTCGATGGCAGCGGGCTGGTGGTGGGCGCCGAGTACGACACCCCGGACTGGAGCCCGGACAAGGCTCAGCAGCAGATGGAGCAGGCCGTCACCTCGCTGGGCAAGGACAAGATCGTCGGCGTGTACGCGGCCAATGACGGCACCGCCGGCGGGGCCATCGCGGCGATGAAGGCGGCCGGCGTCAACCCGCTGCCCCCCGTCACCGGGCAGGACGCGGAGCTGGCTGGCATCCAGCGCGTGCTGGTGGGCGAGCAGTACATGACCGTCTACAAGGCCATCAAGCCGGAGGCCGAGGCCGCCGCCGAGCTGGCCGTGGCGCTGCTGCGCGGCCAGGTGCCCGAGGGCAAGGTCAACGCCAAGGTGAACAACGGCCAGAAGGACGTCCCGTCCATCCTGCTGCCGCCCGTCTCCGTGACCAAGGAGAACGTGAAGTCCACCATCGTGGCGGACGGCTTCTGGAAGGCCGAGGAGCTCTGCGCGGGCTCGTACAAGGACGCCTGCGCGTCGGCTCAGATTCAGTAG